The genomic region ATGAAACCCCTGAAAGAGGCTTGACTGGGATTGAAGCAACAGGCACTGCACTGACTGTTGCACGAGCATTTAAGGATGCAATTTGATTTGACAATTTAAATATAGGAGGGACTGACACAGAAAAGGTGCTGTCTGCGCCTTCTGGTGCAAGGTCCCATTTAGCCTTTTTCTTCTCTGGTGAGTGTTTAGTTGGGGACGGTGTCCTTGCAGCAGCCTCACTTCTTCTCTTTCTGGGTGAATAGCCACCAAGACGACTTGCGGAGCCACCATGTCTCTTATAATGGCCAGTTGAACCATTATTAGTAATCTTATTCCTGTCAATGTCAGAATGCTGCTGTCCAGATTTCCCTTTCAGGAAATGCAAGGATGGCTCCCCATGCTCCCTATCATGATAAGAAGCATGTTTTCGTGACCTTGGCAAGGGCGAAATAGATCTTCTCTTTCTGTCCTCACGCTCTCGGCTCCTTGACCGTCTGCTTTTCAGCTTTATTTCTTCATAATGAGATTTTGATAATtcatctttttcctttttgtctAAATTTTCTGAGTCATGGCCTTTTCCTAGATCATGTTTCCTTGTGGGAAGcctatctttatttttctcatcaaCTCCTTTTCGATATTTACTCTTGTCTTCTCTTTCAGAGACTCCTCTGCTTCCATCCTCATGTCTAACCCTTTCTGTTAAATGTCTTGGATGCTTCTTTAAATCTTCATTTTTAACATTATTGCTACGCTGTTCATCACTTTTTCTCCTGTCATATATTTCTTCGCCAGCCCTGCCTTTAGGTTTCAGATCTCTGTGCACTTCGGACTTCAATTTGACTTCTGAATCCTGAATTTCCCTATCTTTGCTTTTAGTTATATATTCATCCTTCATGGAAGTCTTCTCCTCTTTCTCTTTGGAAATGGCCTTTGCATCTCTCTCCAACAAATGCTCTCGGACAACATATGAAGAATATTTGCTTCGTGCATTACCCCTTTCTGGAACTTTTTCGGTATTTTCATCTTTGCTTCGTTTATTACCCCTTTCTGAAGCATTTTCTGTATTCCCATTTCTGTTTCTTCTATTACCCCTTTCTGAAACCTTTTCAGTATTCTCATCTTTGCTTCTTCTGTTACCCCTTTCTGACATTTTTTCCGTATTCTCATCTTTGCTTCGCCTATTACCCCTTTCTGAAACTTTTTCAGTATTCTCACCTTTGCTTCGTCTATCAATTCTTTCTGAAACTTTTTCTGCCTTCTCATCTTTGGTTCGTCTACTACCCCTTTCTGAAACTATTTCCAAGTGCTCATCTTTGCTTCGTCTATCACCCCTTTCTGAAACTTTTTTTGTACTCTCATCTTTGCTTCGTCTATCACCCATTTCTGAAACTTTTTCTGTACTCTCATCTTTGCTTCGTCTATCACCCCTTTCTGAAACTCCTTCTGTATTCTCATCTTTGCTTCGCCTATTACTCCTTTctgaaattattttcatatgcTCATCTTTACTTCGTCCATTACCCCTTTCTGAAACTTTTTCAGTAGTTCCATCTTCTGACATGCCTTCTGCAAATCCCTTGTTCTCACTATCAAACagtttctttttgtcttttctttttaacataATCTCATCAAAACTTAAAGGCCTCGTCCTGGCAGCAGTTCCATCATTATAGTAATCCGTGCTAATCTCGCTGCTTTTTCCATGCTTTTCTTTGTGCCGGCTAGATCTGCTCATCCTTATTCCAATACAAACCAAGTATGTCTTAACAAGTTCTCCTGCCTTAGTACATTAAGGAAAACACTCAGGCCACGCTAATCTAGACTAAAACCATAAAATTCCAGGAAAGTCGGTGAATGAGCTGCTATACAGAGTCTCTTTGCAAAATATGACTGCAACTAAAGGATAAACAATAAACAAGCAGCAAGCAAATGTTACCCGAAAGAAATTcactaattataataattttaaagatgATGCTACTGTGTGCATTCAGTTATCACATCTCCGCATTCCCATTGTAAACTATGTCATGCTATATGCAATAACAACTCTTAAAAGAAGAACAATGCATCAATATATAACTGAGAAGAAGACAAACTTTTCCACTGGAACAGAACCAGTAACCACAAGCAACCAGCAAACCTAtcttaagaattaaattagagAAATACAAAAACAAGCTCCTTTAaacccttttctttcccttttaaaaattatcaaaaacaGCTTCTACTAATCCAATATTTCacaacattaaaataaaaacttaaaataaatgtcTAAGATAAAGATGAAAGCATAAAAGAACACATTAGGGCAAAATTTAGcaagtaatataattaataaaatgccATTTACTAGAAAACAAAGCTTACTTCACTAGAATTGGTTGTGCTGATTTACCTTGAAAAGCAGTTGCCGGACTGAAACTGAATAAATTGCGGGTTTTTGCGGTGGCGAGTGTTGTTGGCCGTCCGTACAATGGCTGCAATGCactaaataagaaaagaaacctAAGGAAAGGAGAAATGGATTTCTGAAACATATtctttagatatttttatataactataattctttttttctgtttcatttttcttatttttattaacatttaatgtcatatttattttattataaagttatGATTATCTTTTAAGAGAATAAAGTCAGGATTATTAATGTAATGGAATGCTAATAATtctcttaatttctttttggaagtAACAGGTTTTacttatatacatattaactatttaatttgttatcactcaaaaatattaaacaataacAAAATTTCTGTGaatttatctataaatatgtatatttataattcatgattctaattattttatagataataataaatagaaagtaTTTAtcgttaaaataaattgacacattttctaaaaatatattatttaaattttaaaactaggattattttataataaaataaaataaaaacaaacactttaaaatctataaaactaacttattctattattattattattatgaaataaCTATATACATGAACCTATATCAACAGATTTTAAATctgattattatattttcctGTGAGaagataatttaaataatatatgctttttgtaattattatatttttttgtgattaatttaaatataattgtaataaaaatttaatatttaatttttattgataatattcttaatttttctaaaaaaatattatcattagaATAGATATTATCTTGatgtatactttttttttattataataaactacaaattaatataattttatatatcaaaattgtATGTATTACATTTTTCaacattatcttttttttatgtacTATTATTGTTgctgtaaaattttattttaattttctacttattacattaatattaaattaatataaatagataaattattatttttaactaaaaattattatataattaaaaaataattattagttaatataatattacatatataattatttatttttagaattaaaattattattaacttaaaattaacttttagagttaattatatactcattaattattaattataatattaaatcaatctaattATGTATACTAAAATAGTTATccttattgtttttattaagtttataatGTCAGTTGTTTTAAGATGTTAATTAATGTATCAGTACAGTTAGTATCTTTATTCTTCCAAAATAACAAGTATCATTTCCTATATTTAAACAtgttttttagtttaataattatatttttataatatatgagttttatatataagtttattttaattattaaaaggtaaataataaattattttatttaacaattaaacaaaatagcatatttgtaatttaaaattagttttaaattaaagCAATCCAATGcttacatataattaaaatactcaTTGGAACTAAAGTTAAccattaaattatattcaGTGTGTGAAACTTCacatttaaatgaaaattaaaaagaatcaaaatttcaaagttcTTTATTAGGTGAAAATCAAAGTTAATCAtccttttaaaaagaaattgaaagcaAAAACTTTGCATGTTTGGTTGGGCCTTAACTTCAGGGCCCTGTAAAagatgagaaaaaagaaaatggtctTTGCATTTCCTCATTCCATTCTTGGTATTATTGTACTACCAATTATATGTTTGATGCTGCAATATATAgaaaagtatttaattattattattcttaatatttaatgagagagattatcaattataattaaagCATACGTTCTCAATAAAATAGATTcaacaaatttattaaatactctaataatattaattattacaaaatcaatttagaGAAGTATCATCATactctttatttcttttacaaaaaaatgcatttatgtatatataattatatttgattttaattaaatttttgattcTCTATTTAACTTTTCatagaaataatatcttaaaaattaaattttttatagtatTCATTTAAAGGTCATTTGATTTGCGAAAAAATagagtgaaaataaaaatggaaatgAGACTTGAAATATTAGTATTTGGTTCGTTACAAATTACTCTCAAATCGAAATGAGATACTCTACTAATAGAAATCATCTATTCTCTCatttctcttaaaaataaaaaatttatctccaaaaaaaaaaaaatcaaattgaatcaattataaatagttaactaaatgaaataataacttatttttcaTGTAAacactacttttatatatttattatatataataattataaattatatattatttttaattataattaagtattatGATTatgtcaataataaataaatttaattttcattctaTACTCgatcaaataatatataaaatataactattcttattctctctttttttattgccACTCCTAAGACTGAACTAAACAGATCCTTAATGCGGATGGCTTAGAaacaaacttttatttatatatctcttttaatttctctttggacaatataaattatgaatctcaggaaaataaaaaaatctatcaTTAATCTTTATCAACATTGtctaataaatacaaaaatgtCATCATCTGGTGGGTATTAAAgttcaatatatatatcatgtgTGTGAACTCTTGACATTTGTTTTTGTCAAATTTTTGCCCTACCAACTTCATTATTCATAAACTATGAAACTAAAAAAGATGATAAATGTACTTCTCATCCATTCAATGGTTTTGAATTTTAACAAGGATATGGTTTGTATGAGACACTAACAAGCATACACTACTGGACAGAGTTATGAAAATGATGTCAAAACTTTTTCCATTCAAtgaattttttcaattaagctactacataattaaaaaatgatcCCAGTCATTTTCATGGATACCATTCTCATCTAAATTGCAAaagaatttaacaaaaattgataaaattttaattattcccTAATTTTCATGAAAGgtttataaaatgaattaaatttaaaccGCTTGGATGGAAATTATTTAACCGCTTTGTTAGccataatatataaacatgtgCTTCGTCAATTAAGAGCCAAGTAAAACcaagaattaaagaataagGACTCTTTAAAACCAAATTAATCGATAATGGACAAAATTATAGAGACCTAATGAAGGTTTTAGCCcatttttctcttataaaaGAACT from Ricinus communis isolate WT05 ecotype wild-type chromosome 9, ASM1957865v1, whole genome shotgun sequence harbors:
- the LOC8263739 gene encoding uncharacterized protein LOC8263739; protein product: MSRSSRHKEKHGKSSEISTDYYNDGTAARTRPLSFDEIMLKRKDKKKLFDSENKGFAEGMSEDGTTEKVSERGNGRSKDEHMKIISERSNRRSKDENTEGVSERGDRRSKDESTEKVSEMGDRRSKDESTKKVSERGDRRSKDEHLEIVSERGSRRTKDEKAEKVSERIDRRSKGENTEKVSERGNRRSKDENTEKMSERGNRRSKDENTEKVSERGNRRNRNGNTENASERGNKRSKDENTEKVPERGNARSKYSSYVVREHLLERDAKAISKEKEEKTSMKDEYITKSKDREIQDSEVKLKSEVHRDLKPKGRAGEEIYDRRKSDEQRSNNVKNEDLKKHPRHLTERVRHEDGSRGVSEREDKSKYRKGVDEKNKDRLPTRKHDLGKGHDSENLDKKEKDELSKSHYEEIKLKSRRSRSREREDRKRRSISPLPRSRKHASYHDREHGEPSLHFLKGKSGQQHSDIDRNKITNNGSTGHYKRHGGSASRLGGYSPRKRRSEAAARTPSPTKHSPEKKKAKWDLAPEGADSTFSVSVPPIFKLSNQIASLNARATVSAVPVASIPVKPLSGVSSNILLTNKNDTIDSVQLTQATRPMRRLYVENIPAEASEKAVLERLNNLLISSGVNHIQGTQPCISCIIHKEKGQALVEFLTPEDASAALSFDGSYFSGSTIKIRRPKDFVEMATGEPGKSVATVNAIRNTVKDSPQKIFIGGISKALSSEMIMEIASTFGPLKAYHFENIDDVNGPCAFVEYADQSVTFRACAGLNGMKLGGQVISAVQVIPNASTLEIDGKQPFYGVPEQAKPLLDKPTQVLKLKNLFDPETLPSLSRIEIEEVLEDVRLECARFGTVKSVNVVRNGPIPIFTSEACKMNEDMDSAGPQQNLGGDETNAETEKTIGDIHHEPVEANDTDDDKPVEGNGVEDDKPADDLMEDESSQLGQFDSNMAVENLSGDGVPEPQEPIPIQQTSKDESDCLHGKVTDDVQMKDTIAEHKLPIQQELKESFTNDHAVESDATGKGDHEEHNCDLSYIFYPSCVFVEFGRTEASCIAAHCLHGRLYDGRTVTVGYIPLDVYRSRFPK